A single Crateriforma conspicua DNA region contains:
- the csrA gene encoding carbon storage regulator CsrA: protein MLVLSRKKNESIVINNDIKIVVVEIRGDKVRLGIEAPREVPVHRREVYDAIQKSMEAGDPTVEP, encoded by the coding sequence ATGTTGGTTCTATCACGAAAGAAAAACGAGAGCATCGTGATCAACAACGACATCAAAATTGTCGTCGTTGAGATCCGAGGCGATAAGGTTCGCCTGGGTATCGAGGCTCCCCGCGAGGTGCCGGTGCACCGCCGCGAAGTTTACGACGCGATCCAAAAAAGTATGGAAGCGGGCGACCCCACGGTCGAACCGTAA